In Streptomyces chartreusis NRRL 3882, the following are encoded in one genomic region:
- the chvE gene encoding sugar-binding protein, with translation MRNRRAALAAIAGAASLALTLSACGQSGEGGSKEGAGDAKGGTIGVAMPTKSSERWILDGDYVKKNLEAKGYKAKLVYGEDDPDQQVSQVENLITQGVKALIIAAIDNKSMNNVLQQAKDANIPVISYDRLILGTKDVDYYASFDNEKVGELQGSYIVEKLGLKDGSKKGPFNIELFAGSNDDNNTRYFFGGAMKVLQPYIDKKQLVVRSGQTKLNQVTTLRWDGGTAQKRMDDILTSAYKTERVDAVLSPYDGISIGILSALKSDDYGSKSKPLPVVTGQDAEVASLKSIEAGQQTQTVFKDTRELAKVATDMVDAALNDRKPELNDTKTYDNGVKVVPAYLLKPVSVDKANYQKVVIDSGYHTAADLK, from the coding sequence ATGCGTAACCGCAGAGCCGCTCTCGCCGCCATAGCCGGAGCCGCGTCCCTCGCCCTGACCCTGTCCGCCTGCGGCCAGAGCGGCGAGGGCGGCAGCAAGGAGGGCGCGGGAGACGCCAAGGGAGGCACCATCGGCGTCGCGATGCCGACCAAGTCCTCCGAGCGCTGGATCCTCGACGGCGACTACGTCAAGAAGAACCTGGAAGCCAAGGGCTACAAGGCCAAGCTGGTCTACGGCGAGGACGACCCGGACCAGCAGGTCTCCCAGGTCGAGAACCTGATCACGCAGGGCGTCAAGGCGCTGATCATCGCGGCCATCGACAACAAGTCGATGAACAACGTGCTCCAGCAGGCCAAGGACGCCAACATCCCGGTCATCTCCTACGACCGCCTGATCCTCGGCACGAAGGACGTCGACTACTACGCCTCCTTCGACAACGAGAAGGTCGGCGAGCTCCAGGGCAGCTACATCGTCGAGAAGCTCGGCCTGAAGGACGGCTCCAAGAAGGGCCCCTTCAACATCGAGCTGTTCGCCGGCTCCAACGACGACAACAACACCCGCTACTTCTTCGGCGGCGCGATGAAGGTCCTGCAGCCGTACATCGACAAGAAGCAGCTCGTCGTCCGCTCCGGCCAGACCAAGCTCAACCAGGTCACCACGCTGCGCTGGGACGGCGGCACCGCCCAGAAGCGCATGGACGACATCCTGACCTCGGCCTACAAGACCGAGCGCGTCGACGCCGTCCTCTCCCCCTACGACGGCATCTCCATCGGCATCCTCTCCGCGCTGAAGTCCGACGACTACGGCTCCAAGAGCAAGCCGCTGCCGGTCGTCACCGGCCAGGACGCCGAGGTCGCCTCCCTGAAGTCGATCGAAGCGGGCCAGCAGACCCAGACCGTCTTCAAGGACACCCGCGAACTCGCCAAGGTGGCCACGGACATGGTCGACGCGGCGCTGAACGACAGGAAGCCGGAGCTCAACGACACCAAGACCTACGACAACGGCGTGAAGGTCGTGCCCGCGTACCTGCTGAAGCCCGTGAGCGTCGACAAGGCCAACTACCAGAAGGTCGTCATCGACTCCGGCTACCACACGGCAGCCGATCTCAAGTAG
- a CDS encoding zinc-dependent alcohol dehydrogenase has translation MSTAVVIDAPGEHRLVPHEPRRPEAGEALVRVHASGICGSDREVYQGNRPEGYVRYPLTPGHEWSGTVEAVGAGVPESLVGRKVVGEGFRNCQVCDRCHAGDTTLCTAGYEETGFTQPGAMAATLTLPARLLHALPDDCDLTAAALLEPAACIAAAALKGNAQPGERVAVVGTGTLGMFAVQFLKANSPAELLVVGTRRDREALSRQYGATDFRTKDQDLPDDFDVVIETAGSADAARISAALLRRGGRLVLTGIPAPGADGLDPTDLVVRQLEVHTVFGAPPDAWAHTVRVFAAGLLDPLPLVTHELPLADFSQAIELVGAGDPKVGKVLLRP, from the coding sequence GTGAGCACCGCGGTAGTGATCGACGCCCCGGGCGAGCACCGCCTCGTCCCGCACGAGCCCCGGCGGCCCGAGGCCGGCGAGGCACTGGTGCGCGTCCACGCCTCCGGCATCTGCGGCAGCGACCGCGAGGTCTACCAGGGCAACCGCCCCGAGGGCTACGTGCGCTACCCGCTCACCCCGGGCCACGAGTGGTCCGGGACCGTCGAGGCGGTGGGCGCCGGTGTCCCCGAGTCCCTCGTCGGCCGCAAGGTCGTCGGTGAGGGCTTCCGCAACTGCCAGGTCTGCGACCGCTGCCACGCGGGCGACACGACCCTGTGCACGGCCGGTTATGAGGAGACCGGGTTCACCCAGCCGGGCGCGATGGCGGCCACGCTGACGCTCCCCGCCCGTCTCCTGCACGCCCTCCCGGACGACTGCGACCTCACGGCCGCGGCCCTCCTGGAGCCCGCCGCCTGTATTGCGGCGGCCGCGCTGAAGGGGAACGCACAGCCCGGCGAGCGCGTCGCGGTGGTCGGCACCGGCACCCTCGGCATGTTCGCCGTGCAGTTCCTGAAGGCGAACTCGCCGGCCGAGCTGCTGGTCGTCGGCACCCGCCGGGACCGCGAGGCGCTGTCGCGGCAGTACGGCGCGACGGACTTCCGGACGAAGGACCAGGATCTCCCGGACGACTTCGACGTGGTGATCGAGACGGCCGGCTCCGCGGACGCCGCCAGGATCTCCGCCGCCCTGCTCCGACGCGGCGGCCGGCTGGTCCTGACCGGTATCCCGGCGCCGGGTGCCGACGGTCTCGACCCGACCGATCTCGTCGTACGGCAACTGGAGGTGCACACCGTCTTCGGTGCTCCGCCGGACGCCTGGGCGCACACGGTGCGGGTGTTCGCGGCCGGTCTGCTCGACCCACTGCCGCTGGTGACGCACGAGCTGCCGCTCGCCGACTTCTCGCAGGCCATCGAGCTGGTGGGAGCCGGTGATCCGAAGGTGGGCAAGGTGTTGCTCCGCCCCTAG
- a CDS encoding mandelate racemase/muconate lactonizing enzyme family protein, whose product MRITGISTHVVGTPWRNLTYVQVHTDEGITGVGETRMLGHTDALLGYLKEAEVNHILGSDPFAVEDLVKRMKYGDYGRAGEIVMSGIAVIEMACWDIKGKALGVPVWQLLGGKVTDKVKAYANGWYTTERTPEAYHKAAQGVMERGYRALKIDPFGTGHFELDHKDTLYAVSLIEAVRDAIGPEAELMLEMHGRFSPATAVRLAKELAPFKPAWLEEPVPPENLKALEKVAAKVDMPVATGERIHDRIEFRELFESQAVDIIQPDVGHIGGIWETRKLAATAETHYMLVAPHNVGGSVLTAASLQVGFTSPNFKILEHFNDFADAEIKKVIKGAPQVNPEDGCFHLSDAPGLGVELDVDAAAEFPQQQARFDLWADGWEQRKPKGTQ is encoded by the coding sequence GTGCGCATCACCGGAATCAGCACACACGTGGTCGGGACGCCGTGGCGCAACCTGACGTACGTCCAGGTGCACACCGACGAGGGGATCACCGGAGTCGGCGAGACCCGGATGCTGGGACACACCGACGCCCTTCTCGGTTACCTGAAGGAGGCTGAGGTCAACCACATTCTCGGCTCCGACCCCTTCGCTGTCGAGGACCTCGTCAAGCGGATGAAGTACGGCGACTACGGCCGCGCCGGCGAGATCGTGATGTCCGGCATCGCCGTGATCGAGATGGCCTGCTGGGACATCAAGGGCAAGGCCCTCGGCGTCCCCGTCTGGCAGCTGCTGGGGGGCAAGGTCACCGACAAGGTCAAGGCGTACGCCAACGGGTGGTACACCACGGAGCGCACCCCGGAGGCGTACCACAAGGCGGCCCAGGGGGTCATGGAGCGGGGCTACCGGGCGCTCAAGATCGACCCCTTCGGCACCGGGCACTTCGAGCTGGACCACAAGGACACCCTGTACGCCGTCTCCCTGATCGAGGCGGTCCGGGACGCCATCGGCCCCGAGGCCGAGCTGATGCTGGAGATGCACGGCCGCTTCTCCCCCGCCACGGCCGTACGCCTGGCCAAGGAGCTCGCGCCGTTCAAGCCGGCGTGGCTGGAGGAGCCGGTCCCGCCGGAGAACCTCAAGGCCCTGGAGAAGGTGGCCGCCAAGGTCGACATGCCGGTAGCGACCGGTGAGCGCATCCACGACCGGATCGAGTTCCGCGAGCTCTTCGAGAGCCAGGCCGTGGACATCATCCAGCCGGACGTCGGCCATATCGGTGGAATCTGGGAGACCAGGAAGCTCGCGGCGACGGCCGAGACCCACTACATGCTGGTGGCCCCGCACAACGTCGGCGGCTCGGTCCTGACCGCCGCATCGCTCCAGGTCGGCTTCACCTCCCCGAACTTCAAGATCCTTGAGCACTTCAACGACTTCGCCGACGCTGAGATCAAGAAGGTGATCAAGGGCGCCCCGCAGGTGAACCCGGAGGACGGCTGCTTCCACCTCTCGGACGCCCCGGGTCTGGGCGTGGAGCTGGACGTCGACGCCGCCGCCGAGTTCCCGCAGCAGCAGGCCCGCTTCGACCTCTGGGCGGACGGCTGGGAGCAGCGCAAGCCCAAGGGCACGCAGTGA
- a CDS encoding SCO2400 family protein produces the protein MDYCDPCRRHLNGALACPGCGTPADVLRWREPEYGGYDAVPEGVPESGEGVPDGSAQPDDPDGFDEERDGDGEPLGRAARRRGRGRVGEHGPVGEGPGGGTSRRDRKAAAHRRRRRRTLFVAAGFVLAAGGLSLAELGMDAPKSTPKPAAAGGESADGDASTEAGETGETGGQGTGSGAERASGSPSPDASDSPSASKSPKPDKSKDAKDDETPKDSDSTSADTSPNRPTAAPTAAQPAPAPTRTTDPTTPPPAPEPSPSETCNRFLWWCA, from the coding sequence ATGGACTACTGCGACCCGTGCCGACGGCACCTCAACGGCGCGCTCGCCTGCCCGGGGTGCGGCACCCCAGCCGATGTGCTGCGCTGGCGTGAGCCGGAGTACGGCGGGTACGACGCCGTTCCTGAGGGCGTTCCCGAGAGCGGGGAGGGCGTGCCCGACGGGTCCGCTCAGCCGGATGATCCGGACGGGTTCGATGAAGAACGCGACGGCGACGGTGAGCCGTTGGGGCGTGCTGCTCGGCGGCGTGGACGTGGACGGGTGGGTGAGCACGGACCGGTCGGCGAGGGCCCGGGTGGTGGGACGAGCCGGCGGGACCGGAAGGCCGCGGCGCATCGTCGGCGGCGGCGCCGGACGCTGTTCGTCGCGGCGGGGTTCGTGCTGGCGGCGGGTGGGCTGAGTCTCGCGGAGCTCGGCATGGACGCACCGAAGTCGACACCGAAGCCGGCGGCGGCGGGGGGTGAGTCGGCGGACGGCGACGCGTCGACCGAGGCGGGCGAGACGGGCGAGACGGGCGGCCAGGGCACGGGCTCCGGGGCTGAGAGGGCGTCAGGGTCCCCTTCGCCGGACGCGTCTGACTCACCGTCGGCTTCCAAGTCCCCGAAGCCGGACAAGTCCAAGGACGCGAAGGACGACGAGACGCCGAAGGATTCCGACTCGACCTCGGCGGACACGTCCCCCAACCGCCCGACCGCGGCCCCTACGGCCGCCCAGCCGGCCCCGGCCCCCACCCGAACCACGGACCCGACGACCCCGCCCCCGGCCCCGGAACCGTCCCCCTCGGAAACCTGCAACCGCTTCCTGTGGTGGTGCGCGTAG
- a CDS encoding MarR family winged helix-turn-helix transcriptional regulator — protein MASTTSASRNSHRPDPLTLEVVELIGEVVARFHEDYEEAAAEHALTGAQARLLSLLCLEPLPMRRLAQRLKCEPSNVTGIVDRLEARGLVERRPDPADRRVKVAAATGEGRRVARSLRESLRFAREPLAGLSEGERVALRDALRGMLG, from the coding sequence ATGGCCTCCACCACATCCGCCTCCCGGAACAGCCACCGCCCCGATCCGCTGACCCTTGAGGTCGTCGAGCTCATCGGGGAGGTCGTGGCGCGGTTCCATGAGGACTACGAGGAGGCGGCGGCGGAACATGCGCTGACCGGGGCGCAGGCGCGGTTGCTGAGTCTGCTGTGCCTCGAGCCGCTGCCGATGCGGAGGCTTGCCCAGCGGCTGAAGTGCGAGCCGTCGAACGTCACGGGGATCGTGGACCGGCTGGAGGCGCGGGGGCTGGTGGAGCGGCGGCCGGATCCCGCGGATCGGAGGGTGAAGGTGGCGGCGGCGACGGGTGAGGGGCGGCGGGTGGCCCGGAGCCTGCGGGAGTCGCTGCGGTTCGCCCGGGAACCGCTTGCCGGTCTCTCCGAGGGGGAGAGGGTGGCTTTGCGGGATGCGTTGCGGGGGATGCTGGGGTGA
- a CDS encoding NADP-dependent oxidoreductase, translated as MTDTSTLPAVSREWHLVSRPVGWPKPEDFAFVEAEVPQPGEGQVLVRNKYLSVDPYMRGRMSDAKSYVAPFELGKVMQGGAVGEVVASNAEGLSVGDHVLHFFGWREYAVVGAKNAVKVDPDAAPLSTYLGVLGMTGLTAYAGLLRTAAFKEGDTVFVSGAAGAVGGQVGQIAKLKGASRVIGSAGSDEKVKLLVEEYGFDAAFNYKDGPVGKQLRAAAPDGIDVYFDNVGGDHLEAAIGSLNEGGRIAVCGMISVYNNTEPAPGPRNLARLIATRGRIEGFLVGDHYDLQPQFVQEVAPWVASGELKYRETVVEGIENNLEAFLGVLRGDNTGKMIVKL; from the coding sequence ATGACCGACACCTCCACCCTCCCCGCCGTCAGCCGCGAGTGGCACCTGGTCAGCCGCCCCGTCGGATGGCCGAAGCCCGAGGACTTCGCCTTCGTCGAGGCTGAGGTGCCGCAGCCGGGTGAGGGGCAGGTCCTCGTGCGGAACAAGTACCTCTCTGTGGACCCGTACATGCGCGGCCGTATGAGCGACGCGAAGTCCTACGTCGCCCCCTTCGAGCTGGGCAAGGTCATGCAGGGCGGTGCCGTCGGCGAGGTCGTGGCCTCGAACGCCGAGGGGCTGTCCGTCGGGGATCACGTGCTGCACTTCTTCGGGTGGCGTGAGTACGCGGTCGTCGGCGCGAAGAACGCCGTCAAGGTGGACCCGGACGCCGCGCCGCTGTCGACGTACCTCGGCGTGCTGGGCATGACCGGCCTCACCGCCTACGCGGGCCTGCTGCGCACCGCCGCCTTCAAGGAGGGCGACACCGTCTTCGTGTCCGGTGCCGCCGGCGCCGTGGGCGGTCAGGTCGGGCAGATCGCCAAGCTGAAGGGCGCCTCCCGGGTCATCGGCTCCGCCGGGTCGGACGAGAAGGTGAAGCTCCTCGTGGAGGAGTACGGCTTCGACGCCGCCTTCAACTACAAGGACGGCCCCGTGGGCAAGCAGCTGCGCGCCGCGGCTCCCGACGGGATCGACGTGTACTTCGACAATGTCGGTGGTGATCACCTGGAGGCCGCCATCGGGTCCCTCAACGAGGGCGGGCGGATCGCCGTCTGCGGGATGATCTCCGTGTACAACAACACCGAGCCCGCCCCGGGTCCGAGGAACCTCGCCCGCCTGATCGCCACCCGCGGCCGTATCGAGGGCTTCCTGGTCGGGGACCACTACGACCTTCAGCCGCAGTTCGTGCAGGAGGTCGCCCCCTGGGTCGCCTCCGGTGAGCTGAAGTACCGGGAGACCGTCGTCGAGGGCATCGAGAACAACCTCGAGGCGTTCCTCGGTGTGCTGCGCGGCGACAACACCGGGAAGATGATCGTCAAGCTCTGA
- a CDS encoding organic hydroperoxide resistance protein, with translation MPIQQSDVLYTAVATAEGGRDGRVATDDGKLDVVVNPPKEMGGSGAGTNPEQLFAAGYSACFQGALGVVARQEGADLTGATVTAKVGLGKNGDGFGIIVEISADIPKVDRGTARSLIEKAHGVCPYSKATRGNITVTLV, from the coding sequence ATGCCCATCCAGCAGTCCGACGTCCTGTACACCGCCGTCGCCACCGCCGAGGGCGGGCGCGACGGACGGGTCGCCACCGACGACGGCAAGCTCGACGTCGTCGTCAACCCGCCGAAGGAGATGGGCGGCAGTGGCGCCGGGACCAACCCGGAGCAGCTGTTCGCCGCCGGCTACAGCGCCTGTTTCCAGGGTGCTCTCGGCGTCGTCGCACGTCAGGAGGGGGCCGACCTCACCGGGGCGACCGTCACCGCGAAGGTCGGCCTCGGGAAGAACGGGGACGGTTTCGGGATCATCGTGGAGATCTCCGCCGACATTCCCAAGGTGGACCGGGGCACCGCGCGCTCGCTCATCGAGAAGGCCCACGGCGTGTGTCCCTACTCGAAGGCGACCCGCGGGAACATCACCGTGACGCTGGTCTGA
- a CDS encoding EstA family serine hydrolase: MTQEIHGTVADGFQGVREEFAAFVAGERPDYEGQLCAYVHGRKVVDLWAGTDADALYGVFSSTKGAAYLVVALLVQDGTLELDRKVTYYWPEFAAEGKGALTLRDLLAHRAGVVGTDTGFTLAELADDRQLAERLADQRPFWRPGTAFGCHALVSGALVGEVVRRATGRTLQEVYQERIRTPYALDFHLGLPAPHEPRFRTTQPMAPTPDQQALLDATPTGPHTLTSIAFNRHAAEPTDLASLPNMPLVRAKGPASVGAVASARGLAGMYAAAISEVGQRAPLLKPDTVAEFGQFHSVGYDLVARAHKSFGLGFQTTADAWHPFLGAGTIGHSGANGSQAFADPWSGLAYGYTRRRFAFPGGAAPENDRLARAIHRAALAL; encoded by the coding sequence ATGACGCAGGAGATCCACGGCACGGTGGCCGACGGCTTCCAGGGGGTGCGCGAGGAGTTCGCCGCGTTCGTGGCCGGGGAGCGCCCCGACTACGAGGGCCAGCTGTGCGCCTACGTCCACGGCCGCAAGGTCGTCGACCTGTGGGCGGGGACCGACGCGGACGCCCTCTACGGCGTGTTCTCGTCCACCAAGGGCGCCGCCTACCTGGTCGTCGCGCTCCTCGTCCAGGACGGCACGCTCGAACTGGACCGCAAGGTGACGTACTACTGGCCGGAGTTCGCGGCCGAGGGCAAGGGCGCCCTGACCCTGCGCGACCTGCTCGCGCACCGGGCGGGCGTGGTCGGCACGGACACCGGCTTCACCCTCGCGGAGCTGGCCGACGACCGCCAGCTCGCCGAACGCCTCGCCGACCAGCGGCCGTTCTGGCGCCCCGGCACGGCGTTCGGCTGTCACGCGCTGGTCAGCGGGGCCCTGGTGGGCGAGGTGGTACGCCGGGCCACGGGCCGCACGCTCCAGGAGGTCTACCAGGAGCGGATCAGGACCCCCTACGCCCTGGACTTCCACCTCGGCCTGCCCGCGCCCCACGAGCCCCGTTTCCGCACCACCCAGCCGATGGCCCCGACCCCGGACCAGCAGGCCCTCCTCGACGCCACGCCGACGGGTCCGCACACGCTCACCTCGATCGCCTTCAACCGCCACGCCGCGGAACCCACCGACCTCGCCTCGCTGCCCAACATGCCGCTGGTCCGCGCCAAGGGCCCGGCGTCGGTGGGCGCGGTGGCGTCCGCGCGGGGGCTGGCCGGGATGTACGCGGCGGCGATCAGCGAGGTGGGCCAGCGGGCGCCGCTGCTGAAGCCGGACACCGTGGCGGAGTTCGGCCAGTTCCACTCGGTCGGTTACGACCTGGTGGCACGTGCCCACAAGTCGTTCGGCCTCGGCTTCCAGACCACGGCCGACGCGTGGCACCCGTTCCTCGGCGCCGGGACGATCGGGCACAGCGGCGCGAACGGCTCGCAGGCCTTCGCGGACCCGTGGAGCGGACTCGCGTACGGCTACACGCGCCGCCGTTTCGCCTTCCCGGGCGGCGCGGCCCCGGAGAACGACCGTCTGGCGCGGGCGATCCACAGGGCGGCCCTCGCCCTCTGA
- a CDS encoding M14 family zinc carboxypeptidase encodes MRTTRTVPARPVLIVTLTLATAGSLLLGPDAAGADPKPVTREGAAVDDHAAQAPASAARRALTADTPSGTSTATPVRGYPRRQVLSPDPENPGDKSLKLGLTPYHAIAPKLNALQRLGDRVSVEVTGRSAGGHRLYLVTVTAPETTRQALAQERMRELIENAPAAAAKSREIKHGYKTPVFVNSNIHGNEWEGTDASLKIVEQLATAKDAETRDLLAHSRLYFNITANPDGRIAGTRANANGFDLNRDFVTASQPETRAMRQIELDKQPAVLLDLHGYVNGTLIEPTTPPHGENYEYDLFLKNTYANALGMESAVNALGYTPAKDGVEPAQIPFRDQEEGWDDWPPVFTPQYAAFHGTVAAHTVEIPLAVNNEEYDELPVPELRRRSAVNTAVAGAAIRATLGHVREHRTSLVADQIEVFRRGAAGAPQVPVSPRTVPGVPGIGPEDVYTTTFPRAYVIPSGDSRTQRSAPAAARLVDHLLANDVRVTRADRPFRLAGRTYPEGSYVVDLHQPKRGMANVLLADGRDISGRVSVMYDISGWSLGRLWGATVERVPSGSLRGAPLRPVTEAAPVARTAAGGNLRLRLTDPREIAALNSLLRQGVEVRQGPDGSAIVPASARREAVAAARTHDVSFTATRLTGGTPLHRLRVAAAVTPGELFALREMDFDVTPVSTAVLNGGFDWSGSDVLFVSAGLDHAALTASARRALDAFLDDHGLVGRGATGAALNAAAGRLAVTPVEGDTDANGVVRTANTGRVTLDAPAHAFVYAPLWFTGLGPGVRVEQSYATGNPLVSGHWRPLQDGTGGPAAAAGQASVVSGGRTVLFGTEPLFRDHPKGQFPQVARALFTVAHSGSGEESG; translated from the coding sequence GTGCGCACCACGAGAACCGTTCCTGCGAGACCTGTACTGATCGTCACCCTCACCCTCGCCACGGCGGGTTCACTCCTGCTCGGCCCCGACGCCGCCGGCGCGGACCCGAAGCCCGTCACCCGCGAGGGCGCCGCCGTGGACGACCACGCGGCACAGGCTCCCGCGAGCGCGGCCCGGCGCGCACTGACCGCGGACACCCCTAGCGGCACGTCCACCGCGACGCCCGTCCGCGGCTACCCCCGCCGCCAGGTCCTCTCCCCCGACCCGGAGAACCCCGGCGACAAGTCCCTGAAGCTGGGCCTCACTCCGTACCACGCGATCGCCCCGAAGCTGAACGCCCTGCAACGCCTCGGCGACCGGGTGAGCGTGGAGGTGACCGGCCGCTCGGCCGGCGGCCACCGCCTCTACCTCGTCACCGTCACCGCCCCGGAGACCACCCGCCAGGCCCTCGCACAGGAGCGCATGCGCGAGCTGATCGAGAACGCGCCCGCGGCGGCCGCGAAGTCCCGCGAGATCAAGCACGGTTACAAGACCCCCGTCTTCGTCAACAGCAACATCCACGGCAACGAGTGGGAGGGCACCGACGCCTCCCTGAAGATCGTCGAGCAGCTCGCGACGGCGAAGGACGCCGAGACGCGCGACCTCCTGGCGCACAGCCGCCTGTACTTCAACATCACGGCCAACCCGGACGGCCGTATCGCCGGCACCCGCGCCAACGCGAACGGCTTCGACCTGAACCGCGACTTCGTCACCGCCTCCCAGCCCGAGACCCGCGCGATGCGGCAGATCGAGCTGGACAAGCAGCCGGCCGTCCTGCTGGACCTGCACGGCTACGTCAACGGCACCCTCATCGAACCCACCACGCCCCCGCACGGCGAGAATTACGAGTACGACCTCTTCCTGAAGAACACCTACGCCAATGCCCTCGGCATGGAGTCCGCGGTCAACGCCCTCGGCTACACGCCCGCGAAGGACGGCGTGGAACCGGCCCAGATCCCGTTCCGCGACCAGGAGGAGGGCTGGGACGACTGGCCGCCGGTCTTCACCCCGCAGTACGCGGCCTTCCACGGCACGGTCGCCGCGCACACGGTGGAGATCCCGCTGGCGGTGAACAACGAGGAGTACGACGAACTGCCCGTCCCGGAGCTGCGCCGCCGCTCGGCGGTCAACACGGCCGTGGCGGGCGCGGCGATCCGCGCGACCCTGGGCCACGTCCGGGAGCACCGCACCTCACTCGTCGCCGACCAGATCGAGGTCTTCCGCCGCGGCGCGGCCGGCGCCCCGCAGGTGCCGGTGTCACCGCGGACGGTCCCCGGCGTCCCCGGCATCGGCCCGGAGGACGTCTACACGACCACGTTCCCGCGCGCCTACGTCATCCCGTCCGGCGACTCCCGCACCCAGCGCTCGGCCCCGGCAGCGGCCCGCCTCGTCGACCACCTCCTCGCCAACGACGTCCGCGTCACCCGCGCCGACCGCCCCTTCCGGCTCGCCGGACGGACGTACCCCGAGGGCTCGTACGTCGTCGACCTGCACCAGCCCAAGCGCGGCATGGCGAACGTGCTGCTGGCCGACGGGCGGGACATCAGCGGCAGGGTGTCGGTGATGTACGACATCTCGGGCTGGAGCCTGGGCCGCCTGTGGGGCGCCACGGTCGAACGGGTGCCGTCGGGCAGCCTGCGGGGCGCGCCCCTGCGCCCGGTCACCGAGGCGGCCCCCGTCGCCCGCACGGCGGCCGGCGGCAACCTCCGCCTGCGCCTGACCGACCCGCGCGAGATCGCGGCCCTCAACTCCCTCCTCCGGCAAGGCGTTGAGGTGCGCCAGGGGCCGGACGGCAGCGCGATCGTCCCGGCGTCGGCCCGCCGCGAGGCGGTCGCGGCAGCCCGTACGCACGACGTCTCCTTCACGGCCACGCGGCTCACCGGTGGCACGCCCCTGCACCGCCTCCGGGTCGCCGCCGCCGTCACGCCCGGTGAGCTGTTCGCCCTGCGGGAGATGGACTTCGACGTCACGCCGGTCTCGACGGCCGTCCTGAACGGGGGCTTCGACTGGTCCGGCTCGGACGTGCTGTTCGTGTCCGCCGGCCTGGACCACGCCGCCCTGACCGCCTCCGCCCGCAGGGCCCTGGACGCCTTCCTCGACGACCACGGCCTGGTCGGCCGGGGAGCGACGGGAGCGGCCCTGAACGCGGCGGCGGGCCGGCTGGCCGTCACACCGGTCGAGGGCGACACCGACGCCAACGGGGTCGTACGAACGGCGAACACGGGCCGCGTCACGCTCGACGCTCCCGCGCACGCCTTCGTCTACGCCCCCCTGTGGTTCACCGGCCTGGGCCCGGGCGTGCGGGTGGAGCAGTCGTACGCGACCGGGAATCCGCTCGTCTCCGGGCACTGGCGCCCGCTGCAGGACGGCACCGGCGGTCCCGCGGCGGCAGCGGGACAGGCCTCGGTGGTCAGCGGCGGCCGGACGGTCCTGTTCGGCACCGAACCACTCTTCCGAGATCATCCCAAGGGACAATTCCCACAGGTGGCGAGGGCCTTGTTCACAGTGGCACACAGCGGTTCAGGTGAGGAGAGCGGATGA
- a CDS encoding EI24 domain-containing protein: MRDLGVGFRYLLKGQRWVARHGRSYGFGLLPGLITLVLYAAALVALALWGEDAVAWATPFADDWSSPWLGLFRGFLTAVLFALALLLAVVTFTAATLLIGQPFYETLSEKVDRDVSPDGHAPESGLPLWRELWISARDSLRIVVRAALWGVLLFACGFIPVVGQTAVPVIGCIVTGFFLTEELTAVALQRRGVELRTRLGLLRSRKTLVWGFGTPLAVAFLVPFVAVFLMPGAVAGGTLMARELLGEEIQEDGAEGDGAVTTPPRPPSGSSSPAR, from the coding sequence ATGCGCGATCTCGGGGTGGGTTTCCGGTACCTGCTGAAGGGCCAGCGATGGGTGGCCCGGCACGGCAGGAGTTACGGTTTCGGGCTGCTCCCGGGCCTGATCACCCTCGTGCTGTACGCGGCGGCGCTCGTCGCGCTGGCGCTGTGGGGCGAGGACGCCGTCGCCTGGGCGACCCCGTTCGCCGACGACTGGTCGAGCCCGTGGCTCGGGCTCTTCCGCGGCTTCCTGACCGCCGTGCTGTTCGCCCTCGCCCTGCTCCTCGCCGTGGTGACGTTCACCGCGGCGACGCTGCTGATCGGGCAGCCCTTCTACGAGACCCTCTCCGAGAAGGTCGACCGGGACGTGTCCCCGGACGGCCACGCCCCCGAGTCGGGCCTGCCGCTGTGGCGGGAGTTGTGGATCTCCGCCCGGGACAGCCTCCGGATCGTCGTACGGGCCGCCCTGTGGGGCGTGTTGCTGTTCGCGTGCGGTTTCATCCCCGTCGTCGGCCAGACGGCCGTACCGGTGATCGGGTGCATCGTCACCGGTTTCTTCCTCACCGAGGAACTGACGGCCGTCGCCCTCCAGCGCCGTGGCGTCGAACTGCGCACCCGCCTCGGCCTGCTCCGCTCCCGCAAGACCCTCGTCTGGGGCTTCGGCACGCCGCTGGCCGTGGCCTTCCTGGTCCCGTTCGTCGCGGTGTTCCTGATGCCGGGCGCGGTCGCCGGCGGCACCCTCATGGCGCGGGAACTGCTGGGCGAGGAGATCCAGGAGGACGGCGCGGAGGGCGACGGAGCCGTCACGACTCCTCCGCGGCCACCCTCAGGATCGTCCTCACCTGCGCGATGA